From one Thunnus maccoyii chromosome 6, fThuMac1.1, whole genome shotgun sequence genomic stretch:
- the LOC121899005 gene encoding LOW QUALITY PROTEIN: putative olfactory receptor 13C6 (The sequence of the model RefSeq protein was modified relative to this genomic sequence to represent the inferred CDS: inserted 1 base in 1 codon; substituted 1 base at 1 genomic stop codon), with protein sequence MAEENQSTVIEFILTGFPGLHSKYQGIASAVLFLVYSLNMIGNATIFFLFATDRSLHKPMYHIILNLSACDILFSTTTLPKIISKYWFQSGTISFTACFVQMYFVHYLGSVNSYILFLMALDRYLAIFHPLRYPLVLKNSTICIISITAWVIANAAPLMLVIRAYPLPYCASNIINHCYCDHIGITVLARTDRAPYGFPAFVFAMVVLLGPLAFXIFSYCSIIIAVLKIAMAITLYSHCPCMINPLICCLRAXDMRESLRKYFNKRTIPQKEQVSAICN encoded by the exons ATGGCAGAAGAAAATCAGAGCACTGTGATTGAATTTATCCTTACCGGATTCCCTGGACTTCATTCGAAGTACCAAGGCATTGCCTCAGCTGTACTGTTCTTAGTTTATTCCTTAAATATGATAGGCAAtgcaacaatattttttttatttgcaactGACCGCAGCCTTCATAAACCAATGTATCATATCATTCTAAATCTGAGTGCATGTGACATTCTCTTTAGCACAACCACTTTACCTAAGATCATCAGTAAGTACTGGTTTCAATCAGGGACCATTTCATTCACTGCTTGCTTTGTCCAAATGTACTTTGTTCACTATCTTGGCTCAGTGAATTCCTATATTCTCTTCCTTATGGCTTTAGATAGGTATCTGGCTATTTTCCATCCTCTCAGATATCCACTTGTTCTTAAAAACTCCACTATCTGCATTATCAGTATTACTGCATGGGTTATTGCCAATGCAGCCCCTTTAATGTTAGTTATTAGGGCCTACCCTCTTCCTTACTGTGCCTCAAACATAATCAATCACTGCTACTGTGATCATATTGGTATAACAGTGCTAGCACGCACTGACAGGGCCCCTTATGGCTTTCCTGCTTTTGTGTTTGCAATGGTTGTACTACTGGGGCCTCTggcat atattttttcatattgttcTATAATCATAGCAGTACTTAAGATAGCAATGGCTATCACGCTGTATAGCCATTGCCCCTGCATGATAAATCCACTTATATGCTGCTTAAGAGCTTAAGACATGAGAGAAAGCTTGAGGAAGTACTTCAATAAAAGGACCATTCCACAAAAAGAACAGGTCTCAGCTATTTGTAACTGA
- the LOC121899006 gene encoding olfactory receptor 52E8-like: MIYTNITTIKDFIITGFPGLHATYYGPVSALLFFTYLVILAGNIFILVLIGVERRLHKPTYLIFSHLAMNDLLFGTVTLPKIISRYWWDDKIIYFGACFTQMYFVHALGAIHSLLLLIMALDRFIAVCLPLKYRVLITNNTISIACGLSWIGTLLRMIAVVLHALTLPYCDSNFIVQCYCDHISITRLACGEDVKYVKSVALGLAMFSLLLPLSFILFSYFSIFLVVMRIPNMEGRYKTISTCTPQLLISCLYYLPRCFVYLSNAVGFTFSLDVRIFLILLYSLLPCAVNPVIYCFKTKDMKDVLMKIFKKAKIGMKQVSK, translated from the coding sequence ATGATTTATACAAATATAACAACAATCAAAGACTTCATAATAACTGGATTCCCAGGACTTCACGCTACATATTATGGACCAGTGTCTGCCCTTCTTTTCTTCACCTACTTGGTTATTCTTGctggaaatatttttattttagttttaattggAGTTGAGAGGCGTCTTCATAAACCAACATATCTGATCTTCAGTCATCTGGCAatgaatgatttattatttgGTACAGTGACCTTACCAAAAATAATATCCAGATATTGGTGGGATGACAAGATAATATATTTTGGTGCCTGCTTCACTCAGATGTATTTTGTTCATGCCTTGGGAGCAATTCATTCTCTCCTTCTGCTGATTATGGCCCTTGATCGTTTCATCGCAGTTTGTCTTCCTTTAAAATATCGAGTTCTTATTACAAATAATACTATTTCTATTGCTTGTGGGTTGTCATGGATTGGGACACTTCTGAGGATGATTGCAGTTGTATTACATGCCCTTACCTTGCCTTACTGTGACTCAAACTTCATTGTGCAATGCTATTGTGACCACATTTCAATTACAAGGCTGGCATGTGGTGAAGATGTAAAATATGTTAAGAGTGTTGCTCTCGGTCTTGCAATGTTTAGCCTCCTGCTTCCACTTTcatttatattgttttcttatttttctatctttttagTTGTTATGAGAATACCAAACATGGAGGGACGATACAAAACCATATCAACTTGTACACCACAGTTATTAATTTCCTGCCTATATTATTTACCAAGAtgttttgtttatctgtctAATGCGGTAGGGTTTACTTTCAGTTTGGATGTCCGCATTTTCCTGATATTGTTGTACAGTCTTCTTCCTTGTGCTGTTAATCCGGTTATATATTGCTTCAAAACCAAGGATATGAAAGATGTTTTGatgaagatatttaaaaaagctAAGATTGGAATGAAGCAAGTTTCAAAGTAA
- the LOC121899144 gene encoding olfactory receptor 52E8-like: MIANVTRMKSFVILGFPGLSQQYYGPVSALLFFFYLAIAIGNIFILAFVICEKSLQKPMYLVFCHLALNDLTFGTVTLPKIISKYWFGESLISFHGCFTQMFFVHYLGSVQSFILLVMALDRFIAICIPLRYPVLITNNIISVLCGFAWFIPLPLMIAVVLHVLTLPFCKANVIAQCYCDHISITSQACGEDVNIVAVISLVIAMFCLLLPLAFISFSYISIIVVILKMSNAAGRKKTLSTCTPQIFITCLFYLPRCFVYVANTVGFAFSLDIRILLILLYSLYPAAVNPIIYCFKTQDIKQTLIKKLKKTRVGIEIKLAF, encoded by the coding sequence ATGATTGCCAATGTCACAAGGATGAAAAGCTTCGTCATCCTCGGATTCCCTGGACTTTCACAACAGTATTATGGACCTGTGTCGgctctgctttttttcttctaccTAGCTATTGCAATaggaaatattttcatattagcATTCGTGATTTGTGAGAAGTCCCTTCAAAAACCAATGTATCTGGTCTTTTGTCACCTGGCACTGAATGACTTAACATTTGGCACTGTGACTCTCCCAAAGATCATATCAAAATATTGGTTTGGTGAAAGcttaatttcatttcatgggTGCTTTACACAGATGTTCTTTGTTCACTATTTAGGATCAGTGCAGTCTTTTATCTTGTTGGTAATGGCTCTGGATCGATTTATTGCAATTTGTATTCCACTGCGTTATCCTGTCCTCATCACAAACAACATCATATCTGTGCTCTGTGGCTTTGCCTGGTTCATTCCTTTGCCTTTGATGATAGCTGTTGTACTCCATGTTCTCACATTACCTTTCTGTAAAGCTAATGTCATTGCTCAGTGCTACTGTGACCACATTTCTATAACAAGTCAGGCCTGTGGTGAGGATGTTAATATAGTTGCAGTCATTTCTCTTGTTATTGCCATGTTTTGTCTCTTGCTTCCTCTTGCATTTATCTCGTTTTCTTACATTTCCATCATTGtggttattttaaaaatgtctaacGCTGCAGGCCGCAAAAAAACCTTATCAACTTGTACCCCACAAATATTCATCACTTGCCTTTTTTACCTTCCcagatgttttgtttatgtgGCAAATACTGTAGGATTTGCTTTCAGTTTAGATATTCGCATTTTATTAATACTGTTATACAGTCTTTATCCTGCTGCTGTTAATCCAATCATATATTGTTTCAAAACTCAAGACATCAAGCAGACTTTGATAAAGAAGCTGAAAAAAACTAGAGTTGGGATTGAGATAAAActtgcattttaa
- the LOC121899067 gene encoding olfactory receptor 52E8-like, with translation MIYTNVTRMKSFFILGFPGLSQPYYGPVSALFFFIYLAIAIGNIFILAFVMCEKSLQKPTYLVFCHLALNDLTFGTVTLPKIISKYWFDESLISFYGCFTQMFFVHYLGSAQSFILLVMALDRFIAICIPLRYPVLITNNIISVLCGFAWFIPVSLMVTIVLHTLTLPFCKDNVIAQCYCDHISITRQACGEDVIIVQVTTLVMAMFSLLLPLAFILFSYISIIVVILKMSNATGRKKTLSTCTPQIFITCLFYLPRCFVYVANTIGFAFSLDIRILLILLYSLFPAAVNPIIYCFKTQDIKQTLITKLKKTRVGIEIKLAY, from the coding sequence ATGATCTACACCAATGTCACAAGGATGAAAAGCTTCTTCATCCTTGGATTCCCTGGACTTTCACAACCGTATTATGGACCTGTGTCGgctctgtttttcttcatctaCCTAGCTATTGCAATtggaaatattttcattttagcatTCGTGATGTGTGAGAAGTCCCTTCAAAAACCAACATATCTGGTCTTTTGTCACCTGGCACTGAATGACTTAACATTTGGCACTGTGACTCTCCCAAAGATCATATCAAAATATTGGTTTGATGAAAgcttaatttcattttatgggTGCTTTacacagatgttttttgttcattatttaggATCTGCGCAGTCTTTCATCTTGTTGGTAATGGCTCTGGATCGATTTATTGCAATTTGTATTCCACTGCGTTATCCTGTCCTCATCACAAACAACATCATATCTGTGCTCTGTGGCTTTGCCTGGTTTATACCAGTGTCTTTGATGGTGACCATTGTACTCCATACACTCACATTACCTTTCTGTAAAGATAATGTCATTGCTCAGTGCTATTGTGACCACATTTCTATAACACGTCAGGCATGTGGAGAGGATGTTATAATAGTACAGGTTACTACTCTTGTTATGGCCATGTTTAGTCTCTTGCTTCCTCTTGCATTTATCTTGTTTTCCTACATTTCCATCATTGtggttattttaaaaatgtccaacGCCACAGGCCGCAAAAAAACCTTATCAACTTGTACCCCACAAATATTCATCACTTGCCTTTTTTACCTTCCcagatgttttgtttatgtagcAAATACTATAGGATTTGCTTTCAGTTTAGATATTCGCATTTTATTGATATTGTTGTACAGtctttttcctgctgctgttaaTCCAATCATATATTGTTTCAAGACTCAGGACATCAAGCAGACTTTGAtaacaaagctgaaaaaaacTAGAGTTGGGATTGAGATAAAACTTGCATATTAA